In the Micromonospora narathiwatensis genome, one interval contains:
- a CDS encoding SCO2521 family protein gives MLTVGEVHTSLLQHSTALAQEQSSEVLSLVEGEAVLTSRRPSLYAVSPDVRTGVDCWLPSARKRQLRGVGAVVTRAVITGGRIAQASSIIQVVAGERRRPWSHYLANPGVLETVGKLDVEDLAAGFRLGNAADVLNLEAITGRVLDGVQMSEVLDRRPPLRAPRTRLRWTAQVDQRPDAASAVVKVDTPTLRTVELVVGPQDVPAVVAGLCEDLALHDWLLTTLSTLMELAVTRAVSTREHIERLRPVLEHLRHLWLPGARVDPRLRPVWEQLEQVPGFSRQWNSSVNWILDQITVGNMALLRDLADRVAVNQPCPR, from the coding sequence ATGCTCACGGTGGGTGAGGTGCACACCAGCCTGCTGCAGCACAGCACGGCGTTGGCGCAGGAGCAGAGTTCCGAGGTGCTCAGCCTGGTGGAGGGCGAGGCCGTGCTGACCTCCCGGCGCCCGTCGCTGTACGCGGTGTCGCCCGACGTCCGCACCGGCGTGGACTGCTGGCTGCCCAGCGCCCGGAAACGCCAGCTCCGCGGGGTGGGCGCGGTGGTCACCCGGGCGGTCATCACCGGCGGCCGGATCGCGCAGGCATCCTCGATCATCCAGGTCGTCGCCGGGGAGCGTCGCCGGCCGTGGTCGCACTACCTGGCCAATCCCGGCGTGCTGGAAACGGTTGGCAAGCTGGACGTCGAGGACCTGGCAGCGGGCTTCCGGCTCGGCAACGCCGCCGACGTGCTGAACCTGGAGGCGATCACCGGCCGGGTGCTCGACGGCGTGCAGATGTCCGAGGTGCTGGATCGGCGACCGCCACTGCGCGCGCCGCGCACCCGGCTGCGCTGGACCGCCCAGGTCGACCAGCGGCCGGACGCGGCCAGCGCCGTGGTCAAGGTGGACACCCCGACGCTGCGTACGGTCGAACTGGTGGTCGGCCCGCAGGACGTGCCGGCCGTGGTGGCCGGCCTCTGCGAGGATCTCGCCCTGCACGACTGGCTGCTCACCACGCTGTCCACGCTCATGGAACTCGCGGTGACCCGGGCGGTCTCGACCCGGGAGCACATCGAGCGGCTGCGGCCGGTGCTGGAGCACCTGCGGCACCTGTGGCTGCCCGGCGCGCGGGTGGACCCGCGGCTGCGGCCGGTCTGGGAGCAGTTGGAGCAGGTGCCCGGGTTCAGCCGGCAGTGGAACTCCTCGGTCAACTGGATCCTGGACCAGATCACCGTGGGAAACATGGCGCTGCTGCGCGACCTGGCCGACCGGGTGGCGGTCAACCAGCCGTGCCCGCGCTGA
- a CDS encoding HEAT repeat domain-containing protein, whose amino-acid sequence MKVYISATQKDLLEYRAAVHAAARRLEIEDVAMEAYGADIRPPLERCLSDVRRCDLYVGLFAWRYGFRPPGQKSSITELEYREALAAGKPCLIFLLAEDTPWPVDMVDRDADWQQIVALRRELKERHLCAFFTSVDDLSAKVTVALADVRSGRSPAREPGDPDIHLPETARKHYHKHLRQMYQAVPLDAVSPRPTIGYLTVGLSNVFVEPRVHEEARPEMPLAWWRWAGSTADGDTGGLPGVVNPEDVERLWEEYAAKDALALFDVVSDPSRRAIVLLGDPGSGKSAAARYLALVLAGVRAEPRLAALDRHLPVLIELRSYSTHRGDGRCDGLLDYVGHRRQQGLAGIDRDVLEAYLRQGGQALFLFDGLDEVFDPAHREEVAAQIATFATEYPGVRTVVTSRAAGYLRHTFANAGFDHFTLEDLDDERITRFLGSWYRFVMPTPAAEADRQRRQILDVVRGSQAMHEIAGNPLLLTLMAIVGRDHPLPRNRRRLYAHVTDVLISEWDVTKQLRESHGDVPPLDPQAKLRLLRHLAYRMQCRESGPAGNYIESDELARIFRDHLVEFYGFENERAHAMAYSMIDKLRQRSFILERYGLRLFGFVHRTFLEYFCAEEIVDRFEHDPDAWSLDQMRALFREHWSDPSWREVLRLVAGALPAHTANNLITLLATEVNRPWPPLNLTSPPWNLVLAAQCVAEAPQPAELADAGDAVLRQVVLLVEHGISADDPNLAELTEQELLSSIRALGPQWPGRATFLHWYRRRGVRTSWRSGSTFATRVAATLSAPREQLEELLERELGQRRERQARITLVAGLAEAASRPDTTGHSRRYCRDQLFAQARAEGSTAVRQAAVRALVAHFGADPDLVDVLRDLAGSPDPAVRALAVQSLSGRAELSEDVRELLLARATEDRDTAVRRAAAGVLAARCEDLPGAPETLHRLLAADTDPGVVQCALHCLVTLPEYAEAARTRALARVAGDAPDEVRRCLVTELLPGPGPEGTELLLKLAGSDSAARVRAVAVQRLMLAPDPEGRCRDRLVDRIEQDEDAAVRAAAVTVLVDRYRSGETGWAVAAQTARSDEDATVRLAAVRELAEAYPDHRTGELLLERARHDPTASLRLAAVELLTGRPLLEHATRDLLISRASQERDPIVRLQVTRSLTRGGGPLDAKVRECLTEQVRRDPDPNVLRAAAQALARDGAAGGLVDTLARRARRDSYAGIRLAAVRTLAEHGSPDVVTDGLLECVESDTDPAVFDAAVRCLTTRGSASMAVTHRLMRRLADQDPAIRARVAAALGEHFGADPAVRVLLVGLVHDDPDLEVRRRAVEQLAATLADRAEVRELLMRLVDDDDWEIRRTALLALARHYGEDARTRGVLVRLAHQEDDSTVRRLAGQLLATLPVTSPDDFP is encoded by the coding sequence ATGAAGGTTTACATTTCGGCCACCCAAAAGGACCTGCTGGAATATCGAGCCGCCGTGCACGCGGCAGCCCGTCGCCTCGAGATCGAAGACGTGGCCATGGAGGCGTACGGCGCGGATATCCGGCCGCCCCTGGAACGCTGCCTGTCCGACGTGCGCCGGTGCGACCTCTACGTGGGCCTCTTCGCCTGGCGATACGGATTTCGGCCGCCCGGCCAGAAGTCCTCCATCACCGAACTGGAGTACCGCGAGGCGCTCGCGGCCGGGAAACCCTGCCTGATCTTCCTGCTCGCCGAGGACACCCCGTGGCCGGTGGACATGGTCGATCGGGACGCCGACTGGCAGCAGATCGTCGCGCTACGCCGGGAGCTCAAGGAACGCCACCTGTGTGCCTTCTTCACCAGTGTGGACGACCTCTCGGCGAAGGTGACCGTGGCCCTGGCCGACGTACGCAGCGGCCGGTCCCCGGCGCGCGAGCCCGGCGACCCCGACATTCACCTGCCGGAGACGGCGCGCAAGCACTACCACAAGCATCTGCGGCAGATGTACCAGGCGGTGCCGCTGGACGCGGTCTCGCCGCGACCCACCATCGGCTACCTCACGGTCGGCCTGTCGAACGTGTTCGTGGAGCCTCGGGTGCACGAGGAGGCCCGGCCGGAGATGCCGCTGGCCTGGTGGCGCTGGGCCGGCTCCACGGCGGACGGCGACACCGGCGGCCTGCCCGGCGTGGTGAACCCGGAGGACGTGGAGCGGCTCTGGGAGGAGTACGCGGCCAAGGACGCGCTGGCCCTGTTCGACGTGGTGTCCGATCCGAGCCGGCGGGCGATCGTGCTGCTCGGCGATCCCGGCTCGGGCAAGTCGGCGGCCGCACGGTATCTGGCGCTGGTGCTGGCCGGGGTGCGCGCCGAGCCCCGGCTGGCGGCGCTGGACCGGCACCTGCCCGTCCTGATCGAGCTGCGCTCGTACTCCACGCATCGTGGGGACGGCCGGTGCGACGGCCTGCTGGACTACGTCGGCCATCGCCGCCAGCAGGGACTGGCCGGGATCGACCGGGACGTGCTGGAGGCGTACCTGCGGCAGGGCGGCCAGGCGCTGTTCCTGTTCGACGGGCTGGACGAGGTGTTCGACCCGGCGCACCGGGAGGAGGTGGCCGCGCAGATCGCCACGTTCGCCACCGAGTACCCGGGGGTACGCACGGTGGTCACCTCGCGGGCCGCCGGGTACCTGCGGCACACCTTCGCCAACGCCGGTTTCGACCACTTCACCCTGGAGGACCTCGACGACGAGCGGATCACGCGGTTCCTGGGCAGCTGGTACCGCTTCGTCATGCCCACACCGGCGGCCGAGGCCGACCGGCAGCGGCGACAGATCCTCGACGTGGTACGCGGATCCCAGGCGATGCACGAGATCGCCGGCAACCCGCTGCTGCTGACGCTCATGGCGATCGTCGGCCGGGACCACCCGCTGCCGCGCAACCGGCGCCGGCTCTACGCGCACGTCACGGACGTGCTGATCTCCGAATGGGACGTGACCAAGCAACTGCGGGAGAGCCACGGCGACGTGCCGCCGCTGGACCCGCAGGCGAAGCTGCGGCTGCTGCGCCACCTGGCGTACCGGATGCAGTGCCGGGAGTCCGGCCCAGCCGGGAACTATATTGAATCCGACGAATTGGCCCGGATCTTCCGGGATCATCTGGTGGAGTTCTACGGCTTCGAGAACGAGCGGGCGCACGCCATGGCCTACTCGATGATCGACAAATTGCGCCAGCGAAGCTTCATCCTGGAACGGTACGGGCTGCGACTGTTCGGGTTCGTGCACCGCACGTTCCTGGAGTACTTCTGCGCCGAGGAGATCGTGGACAGGTTCGAGCACGACCCGGACGCCTGGTCCCTCGACCAGATGCGCGCGCTGTTCCGCGAGCACTGGTCGGACCCGTCCTGGCGGGAGGTGCTCCGGCTGGTCGCCGGCGCGCTGCCCGCCCACACCGCCAACAACCTGATCACCCTGCTCGCGACCGAGGTCAACCGGCCCTGGCCGCCGCTGAACCTGACCAGCCCCCCGTGGAACCTGGTGCTGGCCGCGCAGTGCGTGGCGGAGGCTCCGCAGCCGGCCGAGCTGGCCGACGCCGGCGACGCGGTGCTGCGTCAGGTCGTACTGCTGGTCGAGCACGGCATCTCGGCCGACGACCCGAACCTGGCGGAACTCACCGAGCAGGAGCTGCTCTCCTCGATCCGGGCGCTCGGGCCGCAGTGGCCCGGCCGTGCCACCTTCCTGCACTGGTATCGCCGCCGGGGAGTGCGGACCAGTTGGCGCTCCGGGTCCACGTTCGCCACCCGGGTCGCCGCGACGCTGTCCGCACCCCGGGAGCAGCTGGAGGAGCTGCTGGAACGGGAACTCGGGCAGCGCCGCGAACGGCAGGCCCGGATCACCCTGGTCGCCGGGCTGGCCGAGGCGGCCAGCCGGCCGGACACCACCGGCCACAGCCGCCGGTACTGCCGGGATCAGCTGTTCGCCCAGGCGCGGGCGGAAGGCTCGACCGCGGTACGGCAGGCCGCGGTACGCGCTCTGGTCGCCCACTTCGGCGCCGACCCCGACCTCGTCGACGTGCTGCGCGACCTCGCCGGTTCGCCCGATCCCGCGGTGCGCGCGCTCGCCGTGCAGTCCCTCAGCGGCCGGGCCGAACTCTCCGAGGACGTCCGTGAGTTGCTGCTGGCGCGCGCCACCGAGGACCGGGACACCGCGGTGCGGCGGGCCGCCGCGGGAGTGCTCGCCGCGCGCTGCGAAGACCTGCCGGGCGCGCCCGAGACGCTGCACCGGCTGCTCGCCGCCGACACCGACCCGGGGGTGGTGCAGTGCGCGCTGCACTGCCTGGTGACGCTCCCCGAGTACGCCGAGGCGGCCCGTACCCGGGCGCTGGCGCGGGTGGCCGGCGACGCCCCGGACGAGGTGCGCCGCTGCCTGGTGACCGAGCTGCTGCCCGGGCCCGGCCCGGAGGGCACCGAGCTGCTGCTGAAACTGGCCGGCTCGGACTCCGCCGCCCGGGTCCGCGCGGTCGCCGTACAGCGGCTGATGCTGGCGCCGGACCCCGAGGGGCGCTGCCGGGACCGGCTGGTGGACCGGATCGAGCAGGACGAGGACGCGGCCGTCCGGGCCGCGGCGGTGACCGTACTGGTCGACCGGTACCGGTCGGGCGAGACCGGGTGGGCGGTGGCGGCACAGACGGCACGGTCCGACGAGGACGCGACGGTGCGCCTCGCCGCGGTACGCGAGCTGGCCGAGGCGTACCCGGACCACCGCACCGGGGAGCTGCTGCTGGAGCGGGCCCGCCACGACCCCACCGCGAGCCTCCGGCTCGCCGCGGTGGAGCTGCTCACCGGCCGGCCGCTGCTGGAGCACGCCACCCGTGACCTGCTCATCAGCCGGGCCTCCCAGGAGCGGGACCCGATCGTCCGGTTGCAGGTCACCCGCAGCCTGACCCGCGGTGGCGGTCCGCTGGACGCCAAGGTGCGCGAGTGCCTGACCGAGCAGGTCCGCCGGGACCCCGATCCCAACGTGCTGCGCGCGGCCGCGCAGGCGCTGGCCCGCGACGGCGCGGCCGGCGGACTGGTGGACACGCTGGCCCGACGGGCCCGGCGGGACAGCTACGCCGGCATCCGGCTGGCCGCCGTGCGGACCCTCGCCGAGCACGGGAGCCCCGACGTGGTGACCGACGGGCTGCTGGAGTGCGTCGAGTCCGACACCGACCCGGCGGTGTTCGACGCGGCGGTGCGCTGCCTGACCACGCGGGGCTCGGCGTCGATGGCCGTCACCCATCGGCTGATGCGCCGGCTGGCCGACCAGGACCCGGCGATCCGGGCCCGCGTCGCCGCCGCGCTCGGCGAGCACTTCGGGGCCGATCCGGCGGTCCGGGTGCTGCTGGTGGGGCTGGTCCACGACGATCCGGACCTGGAGGTCCGACGTCGGGCGGTGGAGCAGCTGGCGGCCACGCTGGCCGACCGCGCGGAGGTGCGGGAGCTGCTGATGCGCCTGGTGGACGACGACGACTGGGAGATCCGCCGGACGGCGCTGCTCGCGTTGGCACGCCACTACGGCGAGGACGCCCGCACCCGTGGGGTGCTGGTCCGGCTCGCCCACCAGGAGGACGACAGCACGGTACGGCGGTTGGCCGGGCAACTGCTGGCGACGCTGCCCGTCACCAGCCCCGACGACTTCCCCTGA
- a CDS encoding GntR family transcriptional regulator — MRDVPGRTPKYLVIRDDLIRRIRNGEFAPGDALPGQRHLSDEYGVSLMTLRQALDELCDQGVVEQLPGRGTYVRALPVPYSMGNLRSLADDLRAHGIEVRTRVLSREIVPAPADLTRRFRIPLDGPVLKLERIRVVRGTPLIHQLSYLPQPFADSLGDVDFERQELYAVLAERAGAVAAQAEETIAPVLMPEEIGGLLGLPAGQPAMRSERITRDADGRTLVVDFAVLAGNSVVIMNTREASGHQLSYAMGDDPLSA; from the coding sequence ATGCGCGACGTTCCGGGCAGAACTCCGAAGTACCTGGTGATCCGCGACGACCTGATCAGGCGGATCAGGAACGGCGAGTTCGCCCCCGGCGACGCGCTGCCGGGCCAGCGGCACCTGAGCGACGAGTACGGCGTCAGCCTAATGACGCTGCGCCAGGCGCTGGACGAGCTCTGCGACCAGGGCGTGGTGGAGCAGCTTCCCGGCCGGGGCACGTACGTCCGGGCGCTGCCCGTGCCCTACTCGATGGGAAATCTGCGCAGCCTGGCGGACGACCTGCGGGCGCACGGCATCGAGGTCCGTACCCGGGTGCTGAGCCGTGAGATCGTCCCCGCGCCGGCGGATCTCACCCGGCGGTTCCGGATTCCCCTGGACGGTCCGGTGCTGAAGCTGGAACGGATTCGGGTCGTCCGGGGAACTCCGCTGATCCATCAGCTGTCCTACCTCCCGCAGCCGTTCGCCGATTCGCTCGGCGACGTCGACTTCGAAAGGCAGGAGCTGTACGCCGTCCTGGCGGAGCGGGCCGGCGCGGTGGCGGCACAGGCCGAGGAGACGATCGCGCCGGTGCTCATGCCCGAGGAGATCGGCGGCCTGCTCGGCCTCCCCGCCGGCCAGCCGGCGATGCGCAGCGAGCGGATCACCCGCGACGCCGACGGCCGCACGCTCGTGGTCGACTTCGCCGTCCTTGCCGGGAACAGCGTCGTGATCATGAACACCCGGGAGGCCAGCGGCCACCAGTTGAGCTACGCCATGGGAGACGACCCCCTGTCGGCGTGA
- the trpB gene encoding tryptophan synthase subunit beta: MDQLLRVAHQPVVADSRRPAGLGRFGEYGGRFVPESLVPACEEVERAFTEAWADPLFRAELDHVLSIYVGRPTPLTPAARLSAELGVNLLLKREDLAHTGSHKINNVLGQALLARRMGRRRLIAETGAGQHGVATATAAALLGMETTVFMGERDIERQQLNVFRMKMLGAEVVPVASGSRTLKDACSAALRHWVTAVEDSYYCLGSALGPHPYPWMVRQFQRVIGDEARVQCAAGLTAGVPDFVVACVGGGSNAAGTFAGFVDTAARLVGVEAAGGAAINAGSTGVLHGFRSKVLQDEHGQISEAHSIAAGLDYPGVGPEHAYLADLGRASYVTVDDAEVLAATHRLARTEGILCALESAHAVAWVIRAAGDSTIPPGSTVLLTLSGRGDKDMSTLMELS, translated from the coding sequence GTGGATCAGCTCCTGCGTGTCGCTCATCAGCCCGTCGTGGCCGACTCCCGCCGACCGGCCGGGCTCGGCAGGTTCGGCGAGTACGGCGGCCGGTTCGTCCCGGAGTCGCTCGTCCCGGCGTGCGAGGAGGTCGAGCGCGCGTTCACCGAGGCCTGGGCCGACCCGCTGTTCCGGGCCGAGCTGGACCACGTGCTCTCGATCTACGTGGGCCGGCCGACGCCGCTGACCCCGGCGGCGCGACTCTCCGCCGAGCTGGGCGTCAACCTGCTGCTCAAGCGGGAGGACCTGGCCCACACCGGCTCGCACAAAATCAACAACGTCCTCGGTCAGGCGCTGCTGGCGCGGCGGATGGGCCGACGCCGTCTGATCGCCGAGACCGGCGCGGGCCAGCACGGCGTGGCCACGGCCACCGCCGCCGCCCTGCTCGGCATGGAGACCACGGTCTTCATGGGCGAGCGGGACATCGAACGGCAGCAGCTCAACGTCTTCCGGATGAAGATGCTCGGGGCCGAGGTGGTACCGGTGGCCTCCGGCAGCCGCACCCTCAAGGACGCGTGCAGCGCGGCACTGCGCCACTGGGTCACCGCGGTCGAGGACTCCTACTACTGCCTCGGCTCGGCGCTGGGCCCGCACCCGTACCCCTGGATGGTTCGCCAGTTCCAGCGCGTGATCGGCGACGAGGCCCGGGTGCAGTGCGCGGCCGGCCTCACCGCCGGCGTACCCGACTTCGTGGTGGCCTGCGTCGGCGGCGGCTCCAACGCGGCCGGCACCTTCGCCGGTTTCGTCGACACCGCGGCCCGGCTGGTCGGTGTCGAGGCCGCGGGCGGCGCCGCGATCAACGCCGGCTCCACCGGCGTGCTGCACGGATTCCGCTCCAAGGTCCTCCAGGACGAGCACGGGCAGATCAGCGAGGCGCACTCGATCGCGGCCGGGCTGGACTACCCGGGCGTCGGCCCGGAACACGCGTACCTGGCGGACCTGGGACGGGCCAGCTACGTGACCGTGGACGACGCCGAGGTGCTGGCCGCGACGCACCGGCTGGCCCGCACCGAGGGCATCCTCTGCGCGCTGGAGTCCGCGCACGCGGTGGCGTGGGTGATCCGCGCCGCCGGGGACAGCACGATCCCCCCGGGCTCGACGGTGCTGCTCACCCTCTCGGGTCGGGGCGACAAGGACATGTCGACCCTGATGGAGCTGTCGTGA
- the trpA gene encoding tryptophan synthase subunit alpha, with translation MNALETRTREARAAGRKLLVPYVTGGVTEDWTDLLRAAVDAGADAIEVGLPFSDPTLDGPVVQRSSHQALARGATPGRILDEISRLALPVPLIAFTYANLVLRNGADAFCAALRAAGVRGLIVPDLPIDELDPIAGAAEGAALDLALLASPSTTARRRVEIARRSRGFVYAVSIMGTTGEQAQLRESGRHLVTSLQQATDLPVLLGFGISGPEQAAEACGYADGVAVGSALMRRVLDGAGAAELGAFLARLRTALDASDQWVSPAVDTSASGGGS, from the coding sequence GTGAACGCACTGGAAACCCGTACCCGCGAGGCCAGGGCCGCCGGACGCAAGCTGCTCGTGCCGTACGTGACCGGCGGTGTCACCGAGGACTGGACCGACCTGCTGCGGGCCGCCGTGGACGCCGGCGCCGACGCCATCGAGGTCGGCCTCCCGTTCTCCGACCCGACCCTGGACGGGCCGGTCGTCCAGCGTTCCTCGCACCAGGCCCTGGCCCGGGGTGCCACCCCCGGACGGATCCTGGACGAGATCTCCCGGCTCGCCCTGCCCGTACCCCTGATCGCGTTCACCTACGCCAACCTGGTCCTGCGCAACGGCGCCGACGCGTTCTGCGCCGCGCTCCGCGCCGCCGGAGTACGCGGCCTGATCGTGCCGGACCTGCCGATCGACGAGCTGGACCCGATCGCCGGGGCGGCCGAGGGCGCTGCGCTCGACCTCGCGCTGCTCGCCTCCCCGTCGACCACGGCGCGACGCCGGGTCGAGATCGCCAGGCGCAGCCGCGGCTTCGTGTACGCGGTCAGCATCATGGGGACCACCGGCGAGCAGGCACAGCTACGGGAATCCGGTCGCCACCTGGTGACCTCGCTCCAGCAGGCCACGGATCTGCCGGTGCTGCTCGGGTTCGGGATCTCCGGCCCGGAACAGGCGGCCGAGGCGTGCGGATACGCCGACGGGGTCGCCGTGGGCTCGGCGCTGATGCGCCGGGTGCTCGACGGCGCCGGGGCGGCGGAGCTGGGCGCGTTCCTGGCCCGGCTGCGTACGGCGCTGGACGCGTCCGACCAGTGGGTCTCCCCTGCCGTGGACACCTCGGCGTCGGGCGGCGGTTCGTGA
- a CDS encoding condensation domain-containing protein, giving the protein MGFVDVVVPAEWASETLVRAEFSGAGTGSAPLTWAQQVMWRSVARYGSNHVFLNLRRTVPVSARAGVDLAAAVRAVGAWMGRHGSLRTRVRVVDGEPRQETAAAGVLPLLVRAGTGDGARAAREVAGRLGDVAFDHAAEWPLRVALIIVDDRVRQVVAVFSHSTVDAHAAEQVLRELRLILLRGGLYTPAGPQSLDVARLQHGPDRGRSARAVAYWLREFRRLPAEPLPSAGPGLEPPLRRGVLVSPAAGAAARLIAARHRVSVSAVLLAGVTALAAGRSGRRICGLFPMAHNRFRAGYANAVANLGQIGFCVVDLAGRPDFAGLLSRVWAASLDGLRHAYYDPATLRHAFGEQGVDHASAFLPHYYFNDVRLPVGGVDPVPAATRSELRAALAHSTFSWTAGLHQASWHLLTHVVDEAAGVGFTLTVDTRHVALDTVEPFLRGLEELLVEAAFAEVPWPWSPVDARPGEAPVPVPVAGVEETAYAEFHGGRAGTGPLSWGQRAMWRTVEEFASPAAYRVLSLPRTLAVSARADVAVPRALGALGGLVARHESLRTRIRRRDGELHQEAAASGRLSVLVHAVPRPADDPDGRTAAAELAERLGGSPFDHVTEWPLRVALVTVDDRVRQVVAVFSHSTVDFHAAETVLRDLRVLLLRGSLDTPPGLQSLDLAERERGVERRRSERAVEYWLRQFDGLTASLSDPVGPAPGPRYRRGSLVSPAVHQAARLVAARHGVSSSTALLAATAAVLSADPGQDTCGIVVMANNRFLPGYDRAVGTVNQIGLCRLDLADRPGFAELLPRARRAALDAYRHAYYDPAAFEQAFTDLGHDHRSVLAPFCYLNDIRLSHDVGTDAAGPDEAALRATVARGAFRWREPLDQFAWRCRVQALDAPGAVELVVTADTRYLPAERVEPFLRGVEALLVEAAFRDVPWPWSPFPGRDPAG; this is encoded by the coding sequence ATGGGATTCGTCGACGTGGTGGTGCCCGCCGAATGGGCATCGGAGACGCTGGTCCGGGCCGAGTTCTCGGGCGCGGGGACCGGGTCGGCGCCGCTGACCTGGGCGCAGCAGGTGATGTGGCGCTCGGTCGCCCGGTACGGCTCGAACCACGTCTTCCTCAACCTGCGGCGTACCGTGCCGGTGTCCGCCCGGGCCGGGGTGGACCTGGCCGCGGCGGTCCGTGCGGTGGGGGCGTGGATGGGCCGGCACGGGTCGCTGCGTACCCGGGTCCGGGTGGTCGACGGCGAGCCGCGGCAGGAGACGGCGGCGGCCGGGGTGCTGCCGCTGCTGGTCCGCGCCGGCACGGGCGACGGCGCCCGGGCCGCCCGGGAGGTCGCCGGCCGGCTCGGTGACGTGGCGTTCGACCACGCTGCCGAGTGGCCGTTGCGCGTCGCCCTGATCATCGTGGACGACCGGGTACGGCAGGTCGTGGCGGTGTTCAGTCACTCCACGGTGGACGCGCACGCCGCCGAGCAGGTGCTGCGGGAGTTGCGGCTGATTCTGCTGCGCGGTGGTCTGTACACGCCGGCCGGCCCCCAGTCGCTGGACGTGGCGCGGCTGCAGCACGGGCCCGACCGGGGCCGCTCGGCGCGGGCGGTGGCGTACTGGCTGCGGGAGTTCCGCCGGTTGCCGGCGGAGCCGCTGCCCTCGGCCGGCCCGGGGCTGGAGCCGCCGCTGCGCCGGGGTGTGCTGGTCTCCCCGGCCGCCGGCGCGGCCGCCCGGCTGATCGCCGCGCGGCACCGGGTCAGCGTCTCCGCGGTGCTGCTGGCGGGCGTGACGGCGCTGGCCGCGGGTCGTTCCGGGCGACGGATCTGCGGCCTTTTTCCGATGGCGCACAATCGGTTCCGCGCCGGGTACGCGAATGCCGTCGCAAATCTCGGCCAGATCGGTTTCTGCGTGGTGGACCTGGCGGGACGCCCCGATTTCGCCGGACTGCTGTCCCGCGTGTGGGCCGCTTCCCTGGACGGCCTGCGGCACGCCTATTACGATCCTGCTACGCTGCGGCACGCATTCGGGGAACAGGGCGTCGACCACGCTTCGGCGTTTTTGCCGCACTACTATTTCAACGATGTCCGGCTGCCCGTCGGCGGCGTCGACCCGGTGCCGGCGGCGACCCGGAGCGAGTTGCGGGCCGCCCTGGCACACAGCACGTTCTCCTGGACGGCTGGCCTGCACCAGGCGTCCTGGCACCTGCTGACCCATGTGGTCGACGAGGCGGCCGGGGTGGGGTTCACCCTCACCGTCGACACCCGGCACGTCGCGCTGGACACGGTGGAGCCGTTCCTACGGGGACTGGAGGAGTTGCTGGTGGAGGCGGCGTTCGCCGAGGTGCCGTGGCCGTGGTCGCCCGTAGACGCCCGGCCGGGGGAAGCCCCCGTGCCGGTCCCCGTCGCGGGCGTCGAGGAGACGGCGTACGCGGAGTTCCACGGCGGGCGGGCCGGGACCGGGCCGCTCAGCTGGGGGCAGCGGGCGATGTGGCGGACCGTCGAGGAGTTCGCGTCCCCCGCCGCGTACCGGGTGCTGAGCCTGCCCCGCACCCTGGCCGTCTCGGCGCGGGCCGACGTGGCCGTGCCACGGGCGCTGGGGGCGCTCGGCGGGCTGGTCGCCCGGCACGAGTCGCTGCGTACCCGGATCCGCCGCCGGGACGGCGAGCTGCACCAGGAGGCGGCGGCGTCGGGGCGGCTGTCCGTCCTCGTCCACGCCGTGCCCCGGCCGGCGGACGACCCCGACGGCCGGACCGCCGCGGCGGAGCTCGCCGAGCGGCTGGGCGGGTCGCCCTTCGACCACGTCACCGAGTGGCCGCTGCGGGTCGCGCTGGTCACGGTCGACGACCGGGTACGGCAGGTCGTGGCGGTGTTCAGCCACTCCACCGTCGACTTCCACGCCGCCGAGACCGTGCTGCGCGACCTGCGGGTGCTCCTGCTGCGCGGGTCGCTGGACACCCCGCCGGGCCTTCAGTCGCTGGACCTCGCCGAGCGGGAGCGCGGCGTCGAGCGGCGGCGCTCGGAGCGGGCGGTGGAGTACTGGCTCCGGCAGTTCGACGGCCTCACGGCGAGCCTGTCCGACCCGGTCGGGCCCGCGCCGGGCCCCCGCTACCGGCGCGGCTCGCTGGTCTCGCCGGCGGTGCACCAGGCGGCGCGGCTGGTCGCGGCCCGGCACGGCGTCAGCTCCTCGACGGCCCTGCTGGCGGCCACCGCCGCCGTGCTGAGCGCGGACCCCGGGCAGGACACCTGCGGGATCGTCGTGATGGCGAACAACCGCTTCCTGCCCGGGTACGACCGCGCCGTCGGCACCGTCAACCAGATCGGGCTCTGCCGGCTCGACCTGGCCGACCGGCCCGGCTTCGCCGAGCTGCTGCCCCGTGCCCGCCGGGCGGCGCTGGACGCCTACCGGCACGCCTACTACGACCCGGCCGCGTTCGAGCAGGCCTTCACCGACCTGGGCCACGACCACCGGAGCGTGCTCGCCCCGTTCTGCTACCTCAACGACATCCGGCTGTCGCACGACGTCGGCACCGACGCGGCGGGCCCGGACGAGGCGGCTCTGCGGGCGACGGTGGCCCGCGGCGCGTTCCGCTGGCGGGAGCCGCTGGACCAGTTCGCCTGGCGCTGCCGGGTGCAGGCGCTGGACGCGCCCGGCGCGGTCGAGCTGGTCGTCACCGCCGACACCCGGTATCTCCCGGCGGAGCGGGTCGAGCCGTTCCTGCGCGGCGTCGAGGCGCTGCTGGTCGAGGCGGCCTTCCGTGACGTGCCCTGGCCGTGGTCCCCTTTCCCCGGCCGGGACCCGGCCGGCTGA